The genomic segment TTATGCTAGAAGATCATTCCCCTATCGCTGTGAATACTTTATTcctatttttttttatttcctTCGACTTACATTACACTGTACATACTATAATACTCTTCCATCatcatatatatatatatactaATTTACTGCACAAAAATATTAACCGAgtttttattattattatcattattatccaACCAGTGCATAGGAGAACGTCCACGCCATTACGTAACCTGTAAGTTCTCTAACGAAGGATTCTATAAAGATATCGTTTATCGGACTTTGGTAGTACTTCGCGGGTTGTAGTCGACAGATCCAAATGATATAGAGCAGTGCAACGCTCAAATAACCTACTACAAACATGGCAAACCCCTTGaaagattccaattgaagaatacCTGCTCCTATACCAAAAACCAATGCGGTACTGTCTTGAACCCAAAGAAGGGATTTTTTGTTCCCAAGTACATAATCACTACTTGTAATTTCGTCAATGGAACTCATATCTATTCTTTAAATACTGCAATTGGTTCACTATTAAGTTGATTCTTGTTGTATGCATAAATATGACCTTTGAGTTCTACAGGGCGAGCTTtagaagagaaaaaaaagtgttgaaaaaaaaaaatttcgagctcatctcatctcatctcatcacatCTCAGCTTGTCAGGAATATAATCACATACCATTTCCAATGCCAACCCAGCTAGAGGAATTAGTGTCATTTTTACACTCTCCACAGCCTGCAGTTAAACAAATTGCACTGGATAATTTGGTTGGTTTTAGCCAAGGACCCACTGCATTGGTATTCAAATATGATAACTGTAGAGccattgaagatttaaagGATCTAgcaaaagaaaattccaagattttAGTTCAGCAATCTGTGACCATTTTAGCAAATCTATGTGATGATGATCTgctgagaagaagaatttcaaaCGACGTGAACTTTTTAGAATATTTgagttggaaaatttgTGATTTTGGTAATACTAGCGCCGATATTATGTGTATCTTATTGAGTAATTTGGCTAAGGAAAATACCATTAACAAAATTTTCACATTTACCAGAAGTGAGAGAAATGAGGATCAGGaaaaattaccaccattggATCGTTCTATCTTTAAGAGTAACAGAGTCATCGATTGTTTAATGGATTGTTTTGTCAAAGGTTATGATAGAAAGTTGAATAAATATTCTACATTTGACTATTTGTCATATTTTTTTGCTGatatttcaagatttaaagCTGGTAGACAATATTTTATCGATACTCAAGAATACGATGGTGTTACACCAATCTCTAAACTGTTGGTTTTCActgaaaaatatgattCTAAGATAAGAAGAGAAGGTGTTGCCTCTACGATTAAAAACTCGTTGTTCGATTCAGAGACTCATCAAAGATTATTGGAGGATGAGAGTATCAATTTACTGCCGTACATTTTATTACCAATTGCTAGTGCAAAGGAttctgaaattgatgaggaagataTGTTTAACCTAccagaagaattacaattaTTACCAGAGGATAAGACAAGAGATCCTATTCCTTCCATTATCTGTGTTCATTTGGAAAGTATTCTTTTACTCTGTACAACCAAGACCGGCAGAG from the Zygosaccharomyces rouxii strain CBS732 chromosome B complete sequence genome contains:
- the EMC6 gene encoding Emc6p (similar to uniprot|Q12431 Saccharomyces cerevisiae YLL014W Hypothetical ORF); translated protein: MSSIDEITSSDYVLGNKKSLLWVQDSTALVFGIGAGILQLESFKGFAMFVVGYLSVALLYIIWICRLQPAKYYQSPINDIFIESFVRELTGYVMAWTFSYALVG
- the HGH1 gene encoding Hgh1p (highly similar to uniprot|P48362 Saccharomyces cerevisiae YGR187C); the protein is MPTQLEELVSFLHSPQPAVKQIALDNLVGFSQGPTALVFKYDNCRAIEDLKDLAKENSKILVQQSVTILANLCDDDLLRRRISNDVNFLEYLSWKICDFGNTSADIMCILLSNLAKENTINKIFTFTRSERNEDQEKLPPLDRSIFKSNRVIDCLMDCFVKGYDRKLNKYSTFDYLSYFFADISRFKAGRQYFIDTQEYDGVTPISKLLVFTEKYDSKIRREGVASTIKNSLFDSETHQRLLEDESINLLPYILLPIASAKDSEIDEEDMFNLPEELQLLPEDKTRDPIPSIICVHLESILLLCTTKTGREFLRSKSVYPLVRELHKNVEDDDIGELCYRIVNVLMRGEPESNQLEELPARSAEDQKNAEDSDDDDDEIVEVA